The Sciurus carolinensis chromosome 18, mSciCar1.2, whole genome shotgun sequence genome contains a region encoding:
- the Amz1 gene encoding archaemetzincin-1 isoform X2, translated as MANMLQCRQAQEFSFGPRALKDALVSSDVALQQLYASAFTPAERLFLSEAYNPQRTLFCTLLIHSAFDWLLSHPEAPEDFQTFHSSLQHRKQSLARKHIYLQPIDLSEELAGCPLLDHLRSCVEAFFLGLRVKCLPSVAAVSIRCSSRPSQDSGELQLHTDGILSFLKNNKPDDALCVLGLTLSDLYPRETWSFTFSKFLPGHDVGVCSFARFSGEFSQVGPSALDPALLEVAANGPETPLRDGGRSQCFSALGVVQCCKVTCHELCHLLGLGNCRWLRCLMQGALSLDEALRRPPDLCPICLRKLQHILGFRLADRYKVCACDGH; from the exons ATGGCTAACATGCTGCAGTGTAGACAGGCCCAGGAGTTCAGCTTCGGCCCCCGGGCCCTGAAGGACGCGCTGGTCTCCAGCGACGTGGCCCTGCAGCAGCTCTACGCCTCAGCCTTCACCCCAGCGGAGAGGCTGTTCCTGTCTGAGGCCTACAACCCCCAGAGAACCCTCTTCTGCACACTGCTCATCCACTCGGCCTTTGACTGGCTGCTGAGCCACCCGGAGGCCCCCGAGGACTTCCAGACATTCCACAGCTCCCTGCAGCACCGGAAGCAGAGCCTGGCTCGGAAGCACATTTACCTGCAGCCAATAG ATCTGAGCGAGGAGCTGGCAGGATGCCCCCTGCTGGACCACCTGCGGAGCTGTGTGGAGGCCTTCTTCCTGGGCTTGCGGGTCAAGTGCCTGCCCTCCGTGGCAGCTGTGTCCATCCGCTGCTCCTCGCGCCCCAGTCAGGACTCTGGTGAGCTGCAGCTCCACACAG ATGGCATCCTGTCCTTCTTGAAGAACAACAAGCCAGATGACGCCCTGTGCGTGCTGGGCCTCACGCTGTCTGACCTGTACCCGCGCGAGACCTGGAGCTTCACCTTCAGCAAGTTCCTGCCGGGGCACG atGTGGGCGTCTGCAGCTTCGCCCGGTTCTCAGGGGAATTCTCGCAGGTGGGGCCCAGTGCCCTTGATCCAGCTCTGCTTGAGGTGGCAGCAAATGGCCCTGAGACCCCGCTCCGGGACGGAGGCAGGAGCCAGTGCTTCAGCGCCCTGGGGGTGGTACAGTGCTGCAAG GTCACATGCCATGAGCTCTGtcacctcctgggcctggggaaCTGCCGCTGGCTCCGCTGCCTCATGCAAGGTGCGCTCAGCCTGGATGAGGCCCTGAGGCGGCCCCCGGACCTCTGCCCCATCTGCCTGCGGAAGCTGCAGCACATCCTGGGTTTCCGGCTCGCTGACAGGTACAAG GTCTGTGCTTGTGACGGTCATTAA
- the Amz1 gene encoding archaemetzincin-1 isoform X1: MANMLQCRQAQEFSFGPRALKDALVSSDVALQQLYASAFTPAERLFLSEAYNPQRTLFCTLLIHSAFDWLLSHPEAPEDFQTFHSSLQHRKQSLARKHIYLQPIDLSEELAGCPLLDHLRSCVEAFFLGLRVKCLPSVAAVSIRCSSRPSQDSGELQLHTDGILSFLKNNKPDDALCVLGLTLSDLYPRETWSFTFSKFLPGHDVGVCSFARFSGEFSQVGPSALDPALLEVAANGPETPLRDGGRSQCFSALGVVQCCKVTCHELCHLLGLGNCRWLRCLMQGALSLDEALRRPPDLCPICLRKLQHILGFRLADRYKRLHAWTQAAAGSWPCPEAGEPSVSEDTPPFSADSGMCCESDSEPVTSPSEPLTPDAWSHAFPEGPEDGQSSLVASEALPKLGGPVEAIEEHRRWLATCIQALERDVAEEELAQVDRAVDALDRWEMFTGQLPATRQDLPCGRDNAGLRKALGDKLSSLRRRLSTRRVSRAESSPCRWDGES, from the exons ATGGCTAACATGCTGCAGTGTAGACAGGCCCAGGAGTTCAGCTTCGGCCCCCGGGCCCTGAAGGACGCGCTGGTCTCCAGCGACGTGGCCCTGCAGCAGCTCTACGCCTCAGCCTTCACCCCAGCGGAGAGGCTGTTCCTGTCTGAGGCCTACAACCCCCAGAGAACCCTCTTCTGCACACTGCTCATCCACTCGGCCTTTGACTGGCTGCTGAGCCACCCGGAGGCCCCCGAGGACTTCCAGACATTCCACAGCTCCCTGCAGCACCGGAAGCAGAGCCTGGCTCGGAAGCACATTTACCTGCAGCCAATAG ATCTGAGCGAGGAGCTGGCAGGATGCCCCCTGCTGGACCACCTGCGGAGCTGTGTGGAGGCCTTCTTCCTGGGCTTGCGGGTCAAGTGCCTGCCCTCCGTGGCAGCTGTGTCCATCCGCTGCTCCTCGCGCCCCAGTCAGGACTCTGGTGAGCTGCAGCTCCACACAG ATGGCATCCTGTCCTTCTTGAAGAACAACAAGCCAGATGACGCCCTGTGCGTGCTGGGCCTCACGCTGTCTGACCTGTACCCGCGCGAGACCTGGAGCTTCACCTTCAGCAAGTTCCTGCCGGGGCACG atGTGGGCGTCTGCAGCTTCGCCCGGTTCTCAGGGGAATTCTCGCAGGTGGGGCCCAGTGCCCTTGATCCAGCTCTGCTTGAGGTGGCAGCAAATGGCCCTGAGACCCCGCTCCGGGACGGAGGCAGGAGCCAGTGCTTCAGCGCCCTGGGGGTGGTACAGTGCTGCAAG GTCACATGCCATGAGCTCTGtcacctcctgggcctggggaaCTGCCGCTGGCTCCGCTGCCTCATGCAAGGTGCGCTCAGCCTGGATGAGGCCCTGAGGCGGCCCCCGGACCTCTGCCCCATCTGCCTGCGGAAGCTGCAGCACATCCTGGGTTTCCGGCTCGCTGACAGGTACAAG AGACTCCACGCCTGGACGCAGGCAGCAGCGGGCTCGTGGCCCTGCCCGGAAGCTGGAGAGCCGTCTGTCTCGGAGGACACCCCGCCCTTCAGTGCAGACTCTGGCATGTGCTGTGAGAGCGACTCCGAGCCCGTCACCAGCCCGTCAGAGCCCCTCACGCCTGATGCATGGAGTCATGCCTTCCCTGAGGGGCCTGAGGATGGGCAGAGCTCCCTGGTGGCCTCAGAGGCTCTGCCGAAGCTGGGGGGCCCTGTGGAGGCCATCGAGGAGCACAGACGGTGGCTGGCCACGTGCATCCAGGCCCTGGAACGGGACGTGGCCGAGGAGGAGCTGGCACAGGTGGACAGGGCGGTGGATGCCCTGGACCGGTGGGAGATGTTCACAGGGCAGCTCCCGGCGACCAGGCAAGACCTGCCCTGTGGCAGGGACAATGCAGGGCTGCGCAAGGCCCTGGGGGACAAGCTCTCCTCCCTGAGGCGGCGGCTGAGCACACGCAGAGTCTCCAGGGCCGAGTCTTCCCCCTGCCGCTGGGACGGGGAGAGTTAG